The following are encoded in a window of Roseimaritima ulvae genomic DNA:
- a CDS encoding MBL fold metallo-hydrolase — translation MNSDLDDETPAIISGTLKLPKTREITGKIVFLGTGTSVGVPALGCDCAVCTGGHPRDQRTRCAIVLGLPQGNLLIDTPPDLRTQLLREDVGIVHAVAYTHSHADHLFGLDDLRLFPFYLGHPVPLYCEESVERRIRHSYNYAFFESPVTHPGARPQLETREIHESQAFEVLGATVTPLRLHHGATQVLGFRIGDFAYCTDTNNIPEATMKRLQGVQTFVIDALRHEPHPTHFGLQEAIEVARNVGAQRTLLTHVSHDLGYEALQEELPDGVGLAYDGLEIPLIGHIGSMWLDR, via the coding sequence ATGAATAGCGACCTTGATGACGAAACCCCGGCGATCATTTCCGGCACCCTCAAACTGCCCAAAACCCGTGAAATCACTGGAAAAATCGTGTTTTTGGGCACCGGCACCAGCGTCGGCGTGCCCGCTCTGGGCTGTGACTGCGCGGTCTGCACGGGCGGACACCCGCGGGACCAGCGGACACGGTGCGCGATTGTTTTGGGACTTCCCCAGGGAAATTTGCTGATCGACACCCCGCCGGACCTCCGCACGCAATTGCTGCGGGAGGACGTGGGGATCGTACACGCGGTGGCTTATACCCACTCCCACGCGGACCACCTGTTTGGGCTGGATGACCTGCGTTTATTTCCGTTCTATCTGGGCCATCCGGTGCCCTTGTACTGCGAGGAGTCGGTCGAACGCCGCATTCGGCACTCTTATAACTACGCGTTTTTCGAGTCTCCGGTCACGCATCCGGGGGCTCGACCGCAACTGGAGACCCGCGAGATCCACGAAAGTCAGGCTTTTGAGGTGCTTGGTGCCACGGTCACGCCCCTGCGTTTGCATCACGGCGCAACCCAGGTGTTGGGATTCCGCATCGGTGACTTCGCCTACTGCACCGACACCAACAATATTCCCGAAGCCACCATGAAGCGGTTGCAGGGCGTCCAAACCTTTGTCATCGATGCGCTGCGGCACGAGCCCCACCCGACCCACTTCGGCTTGCAAGAGGCCATTGAAGTAGCCCGAAACGTAGGGGCTCAGCGGACGCTGCTGACCCACGTTTCGCACGATTTGGGCTACGAAGCCCTGCAAGAAGAGCTGCCCGACGGCGTGGGACTGGCCTACGATGGGCTGGAGATCCCGCTGATAGGCCATATTGGAAGCATGTGGCTGGACCGCTAA
- a CDS encoding TIM barrel protein, with translation MLKNFSPQGLGITGRQSELIELALTYAFRGMEVNMMDMLKRSQRTSFEDAAKYLRAAEIKIGSFDTGVDLDCSDDEFATQLAQVHPLAEVAQQLEADLATLRLPSATDVAAFPEFFETVTKRINQIAAVLAEKNIRLALSFAAGADKVEGKQYPFVNTVESFLAVVKNVSADNVGYVIDTWDWHVGGGNLDQIKSVPTDKIFAVRYGELTEDATPDSAKSADRILPTVEGPLNHVELTKYLAEANVDAPIMPTASGAQYKERTREATVNAAQEAIDAIFEGAGLPVPPRPMDLVSSMPYEPTPMN, from the coding sequence ATGTTGAAGAACTTTTCGCCGCAAGGATTGGGGATCACTGGTCGCCAAAGCGAACTGATTGAACTGGCCCTGACGTACGCGTTTCGCGGCATGGAAGTCAATATGATGGACATGCTCAAGCGAAGCCAACGCACAAGCTTCGAAGATGCCGCCAAATATCTTCGCGCCGCCGAAATCAAAATTGGCAGCTTCGACACCGGTGTCGACCTGGATTGCAGCGACGATGAGTTTGCCACGCAACTCGCACAAGTGCATCCCCTGGCCGAAGTCGCCCAGCAGTTGGAAGCCGATTTGGCGACGCTGCGCTTGCCCTCCGCGACGGATGTGGCCGCATTCCCGGAATTCTTCGAAACTGTCACCAAGCGAATCAATCAGATCGCCGCCGTGTTGGCCGAAAAGAACATTCGTTTGGCCCTGTCGTTCGCTGCCGGCGCCGACAAGGTTGAAGGCAAGCAGTACCCGTTCGTCAACACCGTGGAAAGTTTCCTCGCGGTGGTCAAGAACGTGTCGGCCGACAACGTGGGCTACGTCATCGATACCTGGGACTGGCATGTCGGTGGCGGCAACCTGGACCAGATTAAATCGGTTCCCACCGACAAGATCTTCGCGGTTCGCTACGGTGAATTGACCGAAGACGCCACGCCGGACAGCGCCAAGAGCGCCGATCGGATTCTGCCCACCGTCGAAGGACCGCTGAATCACGTTGAATTGACCAAGTACTTGGCCGAAGCCAACGTGGACGCGCCGATCATGCCTACCGCTTCGGGAGCTCAGTACAAAGAGCGTACTCGCGAAGCGACCGTGAACGCCGCCCAAGAAGCGATCGACGCCATCTTCGAAGGCGCCGGTTTGCCCGTCCCGCCGCGACCCATGGATCTGGTTTCGTCGATGCCCTACGAACCCACCCCCATGAACTAG